The proteins below come from a single Ferrimicrobium acidiphilum DSM 19497 genomic window:
- a CDS encoding DsbA family protein, with amino-acid sequence MLTNLDHVLDLNEPVTVDYHFDILCPFAYMTSKWIRNVREQLPLTINWKFFSLEEVNLEGGKRHPWERSWSYGWSMLRIAALLRRQDPKLVDSWYSLAGFALHEAGLKPHDPSVARELLTEMNLDPGLVEQSMQDPTLDDEIRQDHARVISSGGFGVPTLIFENGHTLFGPVLIDPPSGEMALELWNMVLLASRYSNFFELQQPKGPKQLDSIAQALQPYLHGRDWKSINRGREVTFDQEHANGEVDQSPTQTRS; translated from the coding sequence GTGCTGACTAACCTAGATCATGTGCTTGACCTCAATGAACCTGTTACGGTGGACTATCACTTCGATATTCTTTGTCCATTTGCTTACATGACATCGAAGTGGATCCGAAACGTTCGAGAACAGCTCCCTCTGACTATCAACTGGAAATTCTTCAGCCTTGAGGAGGTGAATCTCGAAGGGGGCAAGCGTCATCCTTGGGAGCGCTCCTGGTCCTATGGCTGGTCGATGTTGCGGATCGCGGCACTACTCCGGCGCCAAGATCCAAAACTCGTCGATAGCTGGTACTCGCTAGCCGGGTTCGCACTCCACGAGGCCGGCCTCAAGCCGCACGATCCATCGGTTGCTCGAGAACTTCTCACCGAAATGAACCTCGACCCTGGGCTCGTTGAGCAATCGATGCAAGACCCGACGCTCGACGACGAGATCCGCCAAGACCATGCCAGGGTGATATCATCAGGCGGCTTTGGGGTGCCAACGCTGATCTTCGAGAACGGCCATACACTTTTTGGTCCAGTTCTTATCGACCCGCCATCAGGTGAGATGGCACTCGAACTTTGGAATATGGTTCTGCTGGCCTCAAGGTATTCAAACTTCTTTGAGCTCCAACAACCAAAGGGGCCCAAGCAGCTCGATTCGATCGCGCAAGCCTTGCAACCCTATCTTCACGGACGCGATTGGAAAAGCATTAATCGTGGACGAGAGGTAACCTTCGACCAAGAGCATGCGAACGGTGAGGTCGATCAATCTCCAACACAGACAAGGAGCTAA
- a CDS encoding maleylpyruvate isomerase family mycothiol-dependent enzyme, translating to MDEVVSTLFVEWDALSELVHQIHEDQWLQPSQLPDWTNFDILAHIIGTERFLSGESPSALDLPADRQYANEVARLNDQWIQSLRRLSPSELIAHFNETISLRKQALTSITDSELDALGWTPIGQAPFRRFLQIRVFDCYVHEQDLRRSLNLPGHTSGVIAESSMDEVERALGYIIGKQARLPQGTSVQLCIVGGVQRTWNVAVNERAQLVESLAQPTCALRLDSNLFMALACGRVEPTAVAEEINIEGDQRLAQQVVKNLAFTI from the coding sequence ATGGATGAGGTCGTATCTACCCTTTTCGTAGAGTGGGATGCTCTTAGTGAACTCGTGCACCAAATACACGAAGACCAGTGGTTGCAGCCGTCACAGCTGCCTGATTGGACCAACTTTGACATTCTCGCACACATCATCGGTACTGAGCGTTTCCTGTCGGGTGAATCACCCTCAGCGCTGGATCTACCAGCTGATCGACAGTATGCGAACGAAGTAGCCAGACTCAATGATCAATGGATTCAGTCGCTTCGCAGGCTATCTCCAAGCGAACTGATCGCACATTTCAACGAGACGATCTCACTGCGCAAGCAGGCTCTAACTAGTATCACCGACTCAGAACTCGATGCCTTGGGCTGGACGCCGATTGGTCAGGCTCCGTTTCGACGCTTCTTGCAAATACGTGTCTTCGATTGTTACGTCCACGAACAGGATCTACGCCGGTCACTAAACCTACCTGGTCATACCTCTGGTGTGATTGCGGAGTCCAGCATGGATGAGGTCGAACGCGCGCTTGGTTACATCATCGGCAAACAGGCACGCCTCCCGCAAGGCACAAGCGTCCAACTCTGCATCGTCGGTGGGGTTCAGCGCACCTGGAACGTCGCGGTAAACGAACGCGCTCAACTCGTCGAGTCGCTCGCGCAGCCAACGTGCGCCCTGCGACTAGATTCAAACCTCTTCATGGCACTCGCCTGCGGGAGGGTGGAACCAACTGCCGTGGCCGAGGAGATCAATATCGAAGGTGACCAGCGACTTGCGCAACAAGTCGTCAAGAATCTGGCCTTCACCATCTGA
- a CDS encoding MBL fold metallo-hydrolase yields MSMPEPVDKSWDEPGCFEVAPNVYRIPLPLPHDGLRAVNVYAIVDGDRLVMIDSGQQLSVARSTFEEALKTLGASLGDISQFLITHIHRDHYTQAVAVRREFATAIALGVGEQESIGRAAHPRESPLRDQLDELERCGAGEIVASMGPSPAEEDIAGSLYEEPDRWLVEETIELTTRSLRVISTPGHTRGHIVFFDELNRMLFAGDHVLPHITPSIGFEPTVYPDPLGSYLGSLRRVRLLPDSQLLPAHGTPTAGFHGRVDELLAHHDTRLGATETAVIEGASTPFEVAEVLRWTRRQRRLAELDVFNQMLAVMETKFHLELLAAQGRVEQSLREGLYHFEALQ; encoded by the coding sequence ATGAGTATGCCAGAGCCTGTCGATAAGTCGTGGGATGAACCCGGTTGCTTCGAGGTGGCACCAAACGTATATCGCATTCCGCTGCCTCTTCCACATGATGGCTTGAGAGCGGTCAATGTCTACGCGATCGTAGATGGTGACCGATTGGTGATGATAGATTCCGGCCAACAGCTCTCGGTCGCGCGTTCAACATTTGAGGAGGCACTGAAGACACTCGGTGCTTCGCTCGGCGATATTAGCCAATTTTTAATTACGCATATACATCGTGATCATTACACCCAAGCGGTTGCGGTTAGGCGCGAGTTTGCTACAGCTATCGCCCTTGGAGTAGGGGAGCAGGAGTCGATCGGTCGCGCCGCTCATCCGCGGGAGAGTCCTCTCCGCGATCAATTGGATGAGCTTGAGCGCTGCGGAGCTGGTGAGATCGTGGCATCGATGGGTCCATCGCCTGCTGAAGAGGATATTGCCGGCTCGCTCTATGAGGAGCCTGACCGATGGCTCGTGGAGGAGACTATAGAGTTGACCACCCGGAGCCTTCGAGTCATCTCAACGCCGGGTCACACGCGAGGGCACATCGTCTTTTTTGATGAGTTGAACCGGATGTTGTTCGCAGGAGACCATGTTCTTCCTCACATCACCCCGTCGATTGGATTTGAGCCAACGGTGTATCCTGATCCGCTTGGAAGTTACCTTGGCTCCTTGCGACGGGTGCGTCTGCTCCCGGATTCACAACTACTCCCGGCACACGGAACGCCTACTGCAGGTTTTCATGGGCGAGTGGACGAACTGCTTGCTCATCACGACACGCGGCTCGGAGCTACTGAGACCGCTGTGATCGAAGGAGCGTCCACTCCGTTCGAGGTCGCTGAGGTACTGCGTTGGACGCGACGGCAACGACGCCTCGCTGAGTTGGATGTCTTTAACCAGATGTTAGCTGTAATGGAGACGAAATTTCATTTGGAGCTGCTGGCGGCGCAGGGCCGGGTTGAACAGTCGCTACGCGAGGGTCTGTATCACTTCGAGGCGCTACAGTAG
- a CDS encoding NAD-dependent epimerase/dehydratase family protein, with amino-acid sequence MRRVLITGGAGFVGRHFVRHFLQAGDEVHVVDPIAPATGGVDPALGWPLFDPREYSGFHFYKEDCRQFFRRSTHESFDLVLHLAAMVGGRLMIEHNPLAIADDLSIDAEYWQWAAAARPTKTICFSSSAAYPVSLQRQEGYVLLSEEMINFGDDIGMPDMSYGWAKLTCEYLARLAHERHGLASVCYRPFSGYGADQDDTYPFPSICKRALAGSANEPLVVWGSGRQMRDFIHIDDCVHGVVHTMDAIDDGGAINLSTGRLTSFLDFARVAVGACGYDTEVQGRDDRPVGVFARGGDTTLQEQLGFRATISLEEGIASAIAYYRDRVGDR; translated from the coding sequence ATGCGTAGGGTTCTCATAACAGGTGGGGCCGGCTTCGTAGGCCGTCATTTTGTGCGCCACTTTCTTCAAGCTGGTGACGAGGTTCATGTTGTTGACCCGATTGCGCCGGCTACTGGAGGTGTCGATCCCGCTTTAGGTTGGCCGCTGTTTGACCCACGGGAGTATTCGGGCTTTCATTTTTACAAGGAAGACTGTCGTCAGTTCTTTCGCCGCAGCACACACGAGTCCTTCGACCTCGTCCTGCATCTAGCTGCTATGGTGGGTGGACGTCTGATGATCGAACATAATCCTTTGGCTATCGCAGATGATCTTTCGATCGATGCTGAGTATTGGCAATGGGCGGCGGCGGCACGACCTACCAAGACGATCTGTTTTTCTTCAAGCGCCGCATATCCGGTGAGCCTCCAACGACAAGAGGGTTATGTGCTCTTATCGGAAGAGATGATTAATTTTGGAGATGACATCGGAATGCCCGATATGTCTTATGGGTGGGCGAAGCTGACCTGTGAGTACCTAGCACGTCTTGCGCACGAGAGACACGGACTTGCCTCGGTCTGTTACCGTCCATTCTCGGGCTATGGTGCTGACCAGGATGACACCTATCCATTCCCCTCGATCTGCAAGCGCGCGCTGGCGGGATCGGCAAATGAGCCGTTGGTAGTTTGGGGTAGCGGACGACAGATGCGTGATTTTATTCATATTGATGATTGCGTACATGGGGTGGTCCATACGATGGATGCCATCGATGATGGAGGCGCGATCAACCTGTCGACAGGTCGGTTGACGAGTTTTCTGGACTTTGCTCGAGTCGCGGTCGGAGCTTGCGGTTACGACACTGAGGTGCAAGGTCGCGACGATCGCCCTGTTGGAGTCTTTGCTCGAGGAGGTGACACTACTCTGCAGGAACAGCTCGGGTTTCGAGCAACTATCAGCCTCGAGGAGGGAATCGCTTCGGCGATCGCATACTACCGCGATCGGGTTGGCGATCGATAG
- a CDS encoding glycosyltransferase family 2 protein: MRELPDVSEFRAVTILLPVINETEALRSTVEIIEAEAGMDVCEYLVLTSPRTSQESQSVIQSLQSAFGDRLRVHLQSLPFLGGAIREGFMESRGSHVVMMASDLETDPHDVAVMIERAKRSPRAIITASRWREGGSFAGYSPLKLGLNKVFQLGFALLYQSALTDMTYGYRLFPTALVQTIRWEELRHPFLLETLLKPLRLGVAIEEIPSRWSARTEGESSNTFLQNFVYFRIGLKTRLQPRASLLAAAP; the protein is encoded by the coding sequence ATGCGTGAGTTACCAGATGTTAGCGAGTTTCGTGCAGTCACCATCTTATTGCCGGTCATTAACGAGACTGAGGCGCTCCGTTCGACGGTGGAGATCATCGAGGCTGAGGCTGGGATGGATGTGTGTGAGTACCTTGTGTTGACCTCTCCACGTACAAGTCAAGAGAGTCAGTCGGTTATCCAATCGTTGCAATCGGCTTTCGGCGACCGTCTTCGAGTACATCTGCAATCGTTGCCATTTCTGGGAGGGGCGATTCGTGAAGGGTTCATGGAATCACGAGGTTCTCACGTTGTGATGATGGCAAGCGATCTGGAGACTGATCCCCACGATGTTGCTGTGATGATCGAGCGTGCAAAGCGGTCTCCACGAGCCATCATTACTGCCTCGCGATGGCGGGAGGGAGGATCGTTCGCAGGCTATTCACCGTTAAAGCTAGGTCTCAACAAGGTCTTCCAACTCGGCTTTGCCCTGCTATACCAGAGTGCACTTACTGACATGACCTATGGATACCGCCTGTTCCCGACGGCCCTGGTGCAGACGATTCGTTGGGAGGAGTTAAGACACCCTTTCCTGCTCGAGACTCTTCTCAAGCCACTGCGCCTTGGTGTTGCGATCGAAGAGATCCCGTCACGGTGGAGCGCTAGAACAGAAGGCGAGTCATCGAACACATTTCTTCAAAATTTTGTCTACTTCCGTATCGGCCTGAAAACACGGTTGCAGCCACGAGCTAGCCTGCTGGCGGCAGCACCCTAG